Proteins from a single region of Hermetia illucens chromosome 3, iHerIll2.2.curated.20191125, whole genome shotgun sequence:
- the LOC119652075 gene encoding putative uncharacterized protein DDB_G0283431: MVEQIPLPLDFGELIKEARKLPTYTGNNREYSLTTWLEEATSLLQLVQPGDQQSYNNHRPNNNNSNRQYNNSNHYRDRNNNNNNNYNQNYNRNYNRNYNSNNRMEIDNSNIYRQNNPNPDPIEPMDTNFQVHPFPSIDKN, from the exons ATGGTtgaacaaatccctctaccactcGACTTTGGAGaactcatcaaggaagcgagaAAACTTCCCACATATACCGGAAACAACAGAGAATACTCTCTAACAACATGGCTTGAGGAAGCCACATCCTTACTACAACTTGTCCAGCCTGGTGATCAACAGTC ATATAACAATCACAgacccaataataataacagtaacAGACAATATAATAACAGTAACCACTACCGTgatcgaaataataataataataataattacaatCAAAACTATAATCGCAATTACAACCGAAATTACAACTCCAACAACAGAATGGAAATAGACAATTCTAATATATACAGACAAAATAACCCAAACCCAGATCCAATTGAACCAATGGATACAAATTTTCAG GTGCATCCATTTCCTAGTATTGACAAAAATTAG